The Balaenoptera acutorostrata chromosome 15, mBalAcu1.1, whole genome shotgun sequence genome contains a region encoding:
- the TMEM225B gene encoding transmembrane protein 225B isoform X1, with product MEKLPEQTSPESPCPSLEQEPRKSKDGETWTEDQLIIKQKTLEVGTQPHEGDECERNKHAGPYGYGQNFGHISDFIQQTHILMEEKSQMCNVCGKLFRRNTYRIQHEKIHTQEKPYECHECGKAFGHSSNLIQHQRIHTEEKPYECGECGKAFRRSSHLIQHQIIHTGEMPYMCNECGRAFGRSSSLLRHQRIHTREKPYECTECGKTFSQSSNLTEHQRVHTRERPYERSDCGKAYSRNSHLIEHQRVHTGETPYDCNECGKSFSRSSLLIKHHRIHTGERPYECSECGKAFSRNSHLIQHQKTHSGVKPSECKECGKTFKYSSYLIDHLGIHSREKL from the coding sequence ATGGTGAGACCTGGACTGAGGATCAAttaattataaagcagaaaactcTTGAAGTAGGGACACAGCCACACGAAGGAGATGAATGTGAACGAAACAAACATGCAGGACCCTATGGGTATGGACAGAACTTTGGTCATATCTCAGACTTTATCCAACAGACACACATTCTTATGGAAGAGAAATCTCAAATGTGCAACGTTTGTGGCAAGCTATTCAGACGGAATACATACCGTATTCAGCATGAAAAAATCCACACGCAAGAGAAGCCTTATGAGTGTcatgaatgtggaaaagcctttgGCCATAGTTCAAATCTCATTCAGCATCAAAGAATTCACACCgaggagaaaccctatgaatgcgGTGAGTGTGGGAAGGCCTTCCGGCGCAGCTCACACCTCATCCAGCATCAGATCATCCACACGGGGGAGATGCCTTACATGTGTAATGAGTGCGGAAGAGCTTTCGGTCGGAGCTCAAGTCTCCTTCGACATCAGAGAATCCACACTAGGGAGAAGCCCTATGAATGTACCGAATGTGGGAAGACTTTCAGTCAGAGCTCAAATCTAACAGAACATCAGCGAGTTCACACCAGAGAGAGACCATATGAACGCAGCGACTGTGGGAAAGCTTACAGTCGTAATTCACACCTCATCGAACATCAGAGAGTCCATACAGGGGAGACTCCTTATGACTGTAATGAGTGTGGGAAATCTTTCAGTAGGAGTTCACTGCTTATCAAACATCATagaattcacactggagaaagaCCCTATGAGTGTagtgaatgtgggaaggcctttagtCGGAACTCCCACCTTATTCAGCACCAGAAGACTCACAGTGGGGTAAAACCTTctgaatgtaaagaatgtgggaaaaccttcaAGTACAGTTCATACCTTATTGATCACCTGGGAATCCATTCACGAGAGAAACTGTGA
- the TMEM225B gene encoding transmembrane protein 225B isoform X2 — MGRPVMLTLEDKDMKGFTWAIAPALTSLGYLLILLVSIFPFWVRLVNEESQEVFFSGLFENCFHIKCWKPRPLPVYIIVGRVFLLSAVILSFLTTVVMVSFASRLFPRTRKHNLVSGFISFLTGACAFLALLLHALEIRSLRMKPSPPQSSVQWPYYVLGFSILLFLVAGAICLVQETACLSCHLLPISQSTEETQEISHLENVESLGGELSSIQRETLLKEETVI; from the exons ATGGGGCGCCCG GTGATGCTGACATTAGAGGACAAAGACATGAAGGGGTTCACCTGGGCCATAGCCCCTgccttgacctctctgggctaCCTGCTTATACTGCTGGTCTCCATCTTCCCCTTCTGGGTTCGTCTGGTGAACGAGGAGTCCCAGGAAGTGTTTTTCAGTGGCCTGTTTGAGAACTGCTTCCATATCAAGTGCTGGAAGCCTCGACCCTTACCCG ttTACATCATCGTCGGCCGTGTTTTCCTGCTGTCCGCCGTCATCTTGTCTTTCCTCACCACCGTCGTCATGGTGTCCTTTGCGTCTCGGCTCTTTCCGAGGACCCGGAAGCACAATCTTGTGTCAGGCTTCATCAGCTTCCTCACAG GGGCCTGTGCCTTCCTGGCCTTGTTGCTGCACGCCCTGGAGATCCGGAGCCTGCGGATGAAGCCCAGCCCCCCGCAGTCCTCCGTGCAGTGGCCTTACTACGTCCTGGGCTTTAGCATCCTTCTGTTCCTAGTGGCAG GTGCCATCTGCCTCGTTCAAGAAACAGCCTGCCTTAGCTGTCATTTGTTGCCCATTTCCCAGAGTACTGAGGAGACCCAAGAGATCTCGCACCTGGAAAACGTGGAGAGTTTGGGAGGAGAACTGAGCTCCATACAGAGGGAGACGCTGCTGAAGGAAGAAACAGTTATCTAG
- the ZSCAN25 gene encoding zinc finger and SCAN domain-containing protein 25 isoform X1 → MLKECPGMAEDRQQQMGVPVVKLEKELPWGRAREGPSPETFRLRFRQFRYQEAAGPQEALRELQELCRQWLRPELHTKEQILELLVLEQFLTILPREFYAWIREHSPESGKALVAVVEGFTEGALEAKAVPCHVQGEQEETALCRGPWEPSVHLGPVEVKPEWGLPHGEGIQGLDQGTEEHLAQDPGEGTQAFQEQALPVLQAGPGLPAVSTRDQEMAVGFLPAGSQPSPVLFQGLGPFKDMALAFPEEEWRHVTPAQIDCLGEYVEPQDCGVSPPGLGSKEKEAKTQPADPKAPPARGPAERFGEASLQVPELGRTCEQEAGSSVGNAPGPPPPQRGIAPLPDDLKTHSSFWKPFQCPECGKGFSRSSNLVRHQRTHEEDKSYGCGECGKGFALREYLLKHQRTHLGRRPYACGECWKSFSQRQHLEVHQRSHTGEKPFQCGDCWKSFSRRQHLQVHRRTHTGEKPYTCECGKRFSRNANLAVHRRAHTGEKPYGCQVCGKRFSKGERLVRHQRIHTGEKPYCCAACGRSFNQRSILNRHQKTQHRQETPGQ, encoded by the exons ATGCTTAAAGAGTGTCCAGGGATGGCAGAAGATCGTCAGCAGCAAATGGGTGTCCCTGTGGTAAAACTGGAGAAAGAGTTGCCATGGGGCAGGGCGAGGGAAGGCCCCAGCCCGGAGACTTTTCGCCTGAGGTTTCGGCAGTTCCGCTACCAGGAGGCGGCTGGTCCCCAGGAGGCCCTCAGGGAGCTCCAGGAGCTCTGTCGCCAGTGGCTGCGGCCCGAGCTGCACACCAAGGAGCAGATCCTGGAGCTGCTAGTGCTGGAGCAGTTCCTGACCATCCTGCCCCGGGAGTTCTACGCCTGGATTCGGGAGCACAGCCCGGAGAGCGGCAAGGCCCTTGTGGCCGTGGTGGAGGGCTTCACGGAGGGAGCCCTGGAGGCCAAGGCG GTTCCGTGCCATGTGCAAGGAGAGCAGGAGGAGACAGCACTTTGCAGAGGTCCTTGGGAACCAAGTGTCCACCTGGGGCCAGTGGAGGTCAAGCCCGAGTGGGGGCTGCCCCATGGGGAAGGAATTCAAGGCCTCGACCAAGGCACTGAGGAGCATCTCGCCCAGGACCCTGGAGAGGGGACGCAGGCCTTCCAGGAGCAGG CTCTGCCGGTTCTTCAGGCTGGTCCTGGCCTCCCTGCAGTGAGCACCAGAGACCAGGAGATGGCAGTGGGGTTCCTTCCGGCTGGATCCCAG CCATCTCCTGTGCTGTTTCAGGGGTTGGGCCCATTTAAGGACATGGCCCTGGCTTTCCCCGAGGAGGAGTGGAGGCACGTGACCCCAGCCCAGATAGACTGCCTTGGGGAGTACGTGGAACCCCAGGACTGCGGGGTCTCACCTCCAG GCCTGGGGAGCAAGGAGAAGGAGGCGAAGACCCAGCCGGCAGACCCCAAGGCGCCGCCTGCTCGGGGGCCAGCAGAGAGGTTTGGGGAAGCCTCTCTCCAGGTCCCGGAGCTCGGAAGAACCTGTGAGCAGGAGGCCGGGAGCTCGGTGGGAAACGCGCCCgggccgccccctccccagcgCGGCATTGCCCCCCTGCCTGATGACCTCAAGACCCACAGCTCCTTCTGGAAGCCTTTCCAGTGCCCCGAGTGCGGAAAAGGCTTCAGTCGGAGCTCAAATCTGGTCAGACACCAGCGGACCCACGAAGAAGACAAGTCCTACGGCTGCGGGGAGTGCGGGAAAGGCTTCGCGCTGCGTGAGTACCTCCTGAAGCACCAGCGGACCCACCTGGGCAGGCGGCCGTACGCGTGCGGCGAGTGCTGGAAGAGCTTCAGCCAGCGGCAGCACCTGGAGGTCCACCAGAGGAGCCACACGGGCGAGAAGCCCTTCCAGTGCGGGGACTGCTGGAAGAGCTTCAGCCGCCGGCAGCACCTGCAGGTGCACCGGCGGACGCACACCGGGGAGAAGCCCTACACCTGCGAGTGCGGCAAGCGCTTCAGCAGGAACGCCAACCTGGCCGTGCACCGGCGCGCCCACACCGGGGAGAAGCCCTACGGCTGCCAGGTGTGCGGGAAGCGGTTCAGCAAGGGGGAGCGGCTGGTCAGGCACCAGAGGATCCACACGGGGGAGAAGCCCTATTGCTGCGCCGCCTGCGGCCGGAGCTTCAACCAGCGGTCCATCCTCAACCGGCACCAGAAAACGCAGCATCGCCAGGAGACCCCAGGGCAGTGA
- the ZSCAN25 gene encoding zinc finger and SCAN domain-containing protein 25 isoform X2 has product MLKECPGMAEDRQQQMGVPVVKLEKELPWGRAREGPSPETFRLRFRQFRYQEAAGPQEALRELQELCRQWLRPELHTKEQILELLVLEQFLTILPREFYAWIREHSPESGKALVAVVEGFTEGALEAKAVPCHVQGEQEETALCRGPWEPSVHLGPVEVKPEWGLPHGEGIQGLDQGTEEHLAQDPGEGTQAFQEQALPVLQAGPGLPAVSTRDQEMAVGFLPAGSQGLGPFKDMALAFPEEEWRHVTPAQIDCLGEYVEPQDCGVSPPGLGSKEKEAKTQPADPKAPPARGPAERFGEASLQVPELGRTCEQEAGSSVGNAPGPPPPQRGIAPLPDDLKTHSSFWKPFQCPECGKGFSRSSNLVRHQRTHEEDKSYGCGECGKGFALREYLLKHQRTHLGRRPYACGECWKSFSQRQHLEVHQRSHTGEKPFQCGDCWKSFSRRQHLQVHRRTHTGEKPYTCECGKRFSRNANLAVHRRAHTGEKPYGCQVCGKRFSKGERLVRHQRIHTGEKPYCCAACGRSFNQRSILNRHQKTQHRQETPGQ; this is encoded by the exons ATGCTTAAAGAGTGTCCAGGGATGGCAGAAGATCGTCAGCAGCAAATGGGTGTCCCTGTGGTAAAACTGGAGAAAGAGTTGCCATGGGGCAGGGCGAGGGAAGGCCCCAGCCCGGAGACTTTTCGCCTGAGGTTTCGGCAGTTCCGCTACCAGGAGGCGGCTGGTCCCCAGGAGGCCCTCAGGGAGCTCCAGGAGCTCTGTCGCCAGTGGCTGCGGCCCGAGCTGCACACCAAGGAGCAGATCCTGGAGCTGCTAGTGCTGGAGCAGTTCCTGACCATCCTGCCCCGGGAGTTCTACGCCTGGATTCGGGAGCACAGCCCGGAGAGCGGCAAGGCCCTTGTGGCCGTGGTGGAGGGCTTCACGGAGGGAGCCCTGGAGGCCAAGGCG GTTCCGTGCCATGTGCAAGGAGAGCAGGAGGAGACAGCACTTTGCAGAGGTCCTTGGGAACCAAGTGTCCACCTGGGGCCAGTGGAGGTCAAGCCCGAGTGGGGGCTGCCCCATGGGGAAGGAATTCAAGGCCTCGACCAAGGCACTGAGGAGCATCTCGCCCAGGACCCTGGAGAGGGGACGCAGGCCTTCCAGGAGCAGG CTCTGCCGGTTCTTCAGGCTGGTCCTGGCCTCCCTGCAGTGAGCACCAGAGACCAGGAGATGGCAGTGGGGTTCCTTCCGGCTGGATCCCAG GGGTTGGGCCCATTTAAGGACATGGCCCTGGCTTTCCCCGAGGAGGAGTGGAGGCACGTGACCCCAGCCCAGATAGACTGCCTTGGGGAGTACGTGGAACCCCAGGACTGCGGGGTCTCACCTCCAG GCCTGGGGAGCAAGGAGAAGGAGGCGAAGACCCAGCCGGCAGACCCCAAGGCGCCGCCTGCTCGGGGGCCAGCAGAGAGGTTTGGGGAAGCCTCTCTCCAGGTCCCGGAGCTCGGAAGAACCTGTGAGCAGGAGGCCGGGAGCTCGGTGGGAAACGCGCCCgggccgccccctccccagcgCGGCATTGCCCCCCTGCCTGATGACCTCAAGACCCACAGCTCCTTCTGGAAGCCTTTCCAGTGCCCCGAGTGCGGAAAAGGCTTCAGTCGGAGCTCAAATCTGGTCAGACACCAGCGGACCCACGAAGAAGACAAGTCCTACGGCTGCGGGGAGTGCGGGAAAGGCTTCGCGCTGCGTGAGTACCTCCTGAAGCACCAGCGGACCCACCTGGGCAGGCGGCCGTACGCGTGCGGCGAGTGCTGGAAGAGCTTCAGCCAGCGGCAGCACCTGGAGGTCCACCAGAGGAGCCACACGGGCGAGAAGCCCTTCCAGTGCGGGGACTGCTGGAAGAGCTTCAGCCGCCGGCAGCACCTGCAGGTGCACCGGCGGACGCACACCGGGGAGAAGCCCTACACCTGCGAGTGCGGCAAGCGCTTCAGCAGGAACGCCAACCTGGCCGTGCACCGGCGCGCCCACACCGGGGAGAAGCCCTACGGCTGCCAGGTGTGCGGGAAGCGGTTCAGCAAGGGGGAGCGGCTGGTCAGGCACCAGAGGATCCACACGGGGGAGAAGCCCTATTGCTGCGCCGCCTGCGGCCGGAGCTTCAACCAGCGGTCCATCCTCAACCGGCACCAGAAAACGCAGCATCGCCAGGAGACCCCAGGGCAGTGA
- the ZSCAN25 gene encoding zinc finger and SCAN domain-containing protein 25 isoform X3 codes for MLKECPGMAEDRQQQMGVPVVKLEKELPWGRAREGPSPETFRLRFRQFRYQEAAGPQEALRELQELCRQWLRPELHTKEQILELLVLEQFLTILPREFYAWIREHSPESGKALVAVVEGFTEGALEAKAVPCHVQGEQEETALCRGPWEPSVHLGPVEVKPEWGLPHGEGIQGLDQGTEEHLAQDPGEGTQAFQEQALPVLQAGPGLPAVSTRDQEMAVGFLPAGSQAWGARRRRRRPSRQTPRRRLLGGQQRGLGKPLSRSRSSEEPVSRRPGARWETRPGRPLPSAALPPCLMTSRPTAPSGSLSSAPSAEKASVGAQIWSDTSGPTKKTSPTAAGSAGKASRCVSTS; via the exons ATGCTTAAAGAGTGTCCAGGGATGGCAGAAGATCGTCAGCAGCAAATGGGTGTCCCTGTGGTAAAACTGGAGAAAGAGTTGCCATGGGGCAGGGCGAGGGAAGGCCCCAGCCCGGAGACTTTTCGCCTGAGGTTTCGGCAGTTCCGCTACCAGGAGGCGGCTGGTCCCCAGGAGGCCCTCAGGGAGCTCCAGGAGCTCTGTCGCCAGTGGCTGCGGCCCGAGCTGCACACCAAGGAGCAGATCCTGGAGCTGCTAGTGCTGGAGCAGTTCCTGACCATCCTGCCCCGGGAGTTCTACGCCTGGATTCGGGAGCACAGCCCGGAGAGCGGCAAGGCCCTTGTGGCCGTGGTGGAGGGCTTCACGGAGGGAGCCCTGGAGGCCAAGGCG GTTCCGTGCCATGTGCAAGGAGAGCAGGAGGAGACAGCACTTTGCAGAGGTCCTTGGGAACCAAGTGTCCACCTGGGGCCAGTGGAGGTCAAGCCCGAGTGGGGGCTGCCCCATGGGGAAGGAATTCAAGGCCTCGACCAAGGCACTGAGGAGCATCTCGCCCAGGACCCTGGAGAGGGGACGCAGGCCTTCCAGGAGCAGG CTCTGCCGGTTCTTCAGGCTGGTCCTGGCCTCCCTGCAGTGAGCACCAGAGACCAGGAGATGGCAGTGGGGTTCCTTCCGGCTGGATCCCAG GCCTGGGGAGCAAGGAGAAGGAGGCGAAGACCCAGCCGGCAGACCCCAAGGCGCCGCCTGCTCGGGGGCCAGCAGAGAGGTTTGGGGAAGCCTCTCTCCAGGTCCCGGAGCTCGGAAGAACCTGTGAGCAGGAGGCCGGGAGCTCGGTGGGAAACGCGCCCgggccgccccctccccagcgCGGCATTGCCCCCCTGCCTGATGACCTCAAGACCCACAGCTCCTTCTGGAAGCCTTTCCAGTGCCCCGAGTGCGGAAAAGGCTTCAGTCGGAGCTCAAATCTGGTCAGACACCAGCGGACCCACGAAGAAGACAAGTCCTACGGCTGCGGGGAGTGCGGGAAAGGCTTCGCGCTGCGTGAGTACCTCCTGA